In Tachysurus fulvidraco isolate hzauxx_2018 chromosome 1, HZAU_PFXX_2.0, whole genome shotgun sequence, a single window of DNA contains:
- the LOC113638210 gene encoding eotaxin-like produces MLARSLLVIMLVLTCHQYFTMAQSAKGPEDCCFKFFIKPIPVRVIKTYINTSSDCPKNGVIFTTQNSSRVCVDPGFKWVQRAMDLVDQRLYESST; encoded by the exons ATGCTCGCTCGTTCTCTTCTGGTGATCATGCTGGTTCTCACCTGCCATCAGTACTTCACTATGGCACAGA GTGCAAAAGGACCAGAGGACTgttgttttaaattctttatAAAACCGATACCTGTTAGAGTCATTAAAACGTATATTAATACGAGCAGTGACTGTCCGAAAAATGGAGTCAT TTTTACTACCCAGAATTCCAGCCGTGTGTGCGTGGACCCAGGCTTTAAGTGGGTTCAGAGGGCCATGGACCTAGTTGACCAGCGCTTGTATGAAAGTTCAACCTAA